The Chiloscyllium plagiosum isolate BGI_BamShark_2017 chromosome 18, ASM401019v2, whole genome shotgun sequence sequence TACAATTAATGGTTAAATGGAAACGACAAATGATCCTTTTTGCACTATATCATTGAATACATAGCATTCTCTATAATGtgtttaataatcttatatgtttcccTTCTTTGTTTGACTCTACACCTTATTTATAATTGACACTTAGTTTAAACTTAGTCTAAACTAATATACACATTGAATGATTTACATGCAAAATTCTGAAGGTCCAAAGTACTTTAACAATTAAAACAGGTACATTAGATATCTGCTAACTTATGAatatattctaaatgcagtcggGAAGTCAAAATTCACGGCAGTGAACCGTCTAGTGGCTCCTTTTCTTCTGCACTTCCTTGTTCAACCTCTGGACCCAGATGTTCCAATTTCTTTAGTTCCCTTTGATATTTAGCCATAAGAGCTGCATAAGAACAGCCATAAATTgcagctgccaacatcatcaggCAAACTATGCCACAGATGACACCAGTTATCACAATTGTGGCAACAGCATGACGTAAGCTGCCTGTTCGTGGCTTGGACTTTGCAGTACAGTCTGAATTATTGTCATTTTCATTTTTGACATGAAGGTTTTGTATAGTAGGATTTCTGTGGTCAGAGTCTGCATGAGGTGACTTATATTCAACAGAGGAACATGGTTCGAATAATTCATGAGGAATTTTCATAAGGTCTTTACTTCTTAAATCTTCAGGTTCTGTACAGAGAATCTCATCAATCTGACCTCCTATATAAAACAGAATGAATAATAGtatgaatttttttcttttttttcaagtttaaaaatctAATCTTCCTTTGCATTATACATTTATTACATCTGGAAGCCTGCCTATGGATATTCAAATtgaaaaatggcaaaaaaaaatcttgttgggcagaagggctttttccacactatagggccTCTATGTtgggcagcattgtggctcagtggttagcactgctgcctcacagcaccagggacctaggttcaattcccaccttgggcagctgtctgtgtggagtttgtacattctccccgtgtctgcgtgggtttcctccaggtactccagtttcctcccgcagtccaaagaagtgcaggttaactgatttggtcatgctaaattgcccatagtcttcagggatggtaggttaggtacattagtcagggtaaatatagggtaggggaatgggtctggatgggttactcttcagagggtcagtgtgaacttgttgggctaaagggcctgtttctacactgtagggactctatgaaatAAAGGAATTCCAAGTTCCGTTTTGTCCTGTTCCTCACtttttgaatttgtttctgaGTCGTTTTATAATAAATGGATACCTGCCAATAAAATTACAAATTCAAGGTTATCTATTGATTCTTCAGATGTCTAAACATGGAAACACTTTTTGATAATGCAGTTTCCCTTCTTTCTTTCAGCtttgtccatattacacagggtCACCTTCATATCAATCATAATTTGATTTTGGATTTGGCCAAGTGATTTTTGTAGTCAGATGATTTTGTTGCATGCTAGACCTCTTGAAATATCTCAGCTAGCACCAATACACCCTATTTGTCTGCACCAATGGCTGGATTCTGAAATAACTagcaagtcctggagtgggactcaaaCCCTGAGTTTTCCAGCTCAGAAGAGGAGAACTACTTGCtgaaccacttcaactccctgcATTATCATTCATTTTTATATTCTGGAAATATTAAATCATATTCATAAAATGATTCAGGTAGCCATTGAATGTGCTGTGGTTTGAGAATTCATACTGTTTGTCCTCATTTGGAGAAGAGAAGAATGTCTCACACCAGATTTACTGGGGAGGTAGTGCTATATTGATAATGACACTGGGCTGGTAATCTAGAAACTgagcatcatggtggctcagtggctagcactgctaccatacagcagcagggtcccaggtttgattccagccttgggcgactgtctgtgtggagtttggacattctccccgtgtctgcgtgggtttcctctgggtacgccggtttcctcccacagtccaaaaatgtgcaggtcaggtgaattggtcatgctaaattgcccatagtgttaggtgcattagtcagagggaaatgggtctgggtgggttactcttcggagggtcggcccgaagggcctgtttccacactgtagggaatctaatctgatgaaCAAAGGTTATGAATCCACCATAGCAGATAATGAAACTTGAATTCGATAAGAAAATATGGGATTTTAATTAAAAAATGGCTAACCTAAAGTAAATTGTTGCAAAACTCCAACTGAATTACTCATCATATCCTTTAGTGAAGGTCATCTGCCTCTGTACCCAGTTttgctgacatgtgactccagatccacagtgatgtggtcaattcttaatttccctcttggcaattagagacgacaataaatgctggtctagtaatgtcatccacatccatgaatgaataaaaaaagttaaaaatgagAAGAAGTGTTTATagcaaataaaaacaggaaatatttGAAATACTCAActgatcaggcaacatccatggtaGAAACAACATTCATACTTCAGGTCAGTGGTGTTTCAGAATCCAATGATGGGTCCTTGTCCTGAAAAaaataactttgtttctctcctgacctgctgagaattttcagcattttctatttctatTCCTGACTTCCAGAGgctgttttgcttttgtttaggTTTATGAAAAACCtcgttgtcttttttttaatgcacaacTGCTTAACAAAATGCTTTAAGAAATCAGATTTTCTGGCACGTACAGTAATCCCAAATTCATCCAGAGTTTAATAGCGGTGTAATCCTGGTCTCAAGCAGACCCATAGTAATACTAGGAATTTAGGAACAAGTCAAGATGTCGAAGGTTTCTGAGAAATACTGACTCCAGTTTCCAAACAGTTATGATAATATTGTGTCACAGTACTAGATTACCAACCCTCAGGTTGTAAAATTAAATCCCCATGACGAAAAACTTTTGAATTAATTTCAATTATTCTGTAACTCAAAAGATGGCTGGATTGTAAAAACTCAAATGTTTCACTCCCTTACTCCATCTCATGGACTCATGTCTGTCCCAAATTCTTCAATTGGCCTTTAGTCCCAAATTACTAGGCCTAGCCAGTCACTCAGTTGCATTCCaagcaactagggatggtcaaACAATAGGACCATGTCAGATTCACTTGCATCCTGACAACAAATAGCAAAGAAGTTTAATGAATTGTATTGAAGCAATCACAATTGTCCAAATGATATTACAAGTTGACAATATAAAATGGTAGTTGTATAACATAGACGATACACTTAACAAGAGGTGCAACATAAGGGTCTGGAGTTATATATAAGTAAATCATTGTAATTGTCACGGTAGGTTGAAAAAGTAATTTTACAAAGTACAGGATTCTGGACTTTATAAGTAGAGGTCTATTGTTCAGAAAACAAAAAAGCTATGTTAACCTTTAATACTGGTTCAGTCATAAGCTTTTGTCCCCACTTTTGGGCTCTTAACTTTAGCATGAATGTGAGCACTTAAGGAGAATGCAGAAACATTTATAAGATTGATTCCAAGGATTAGGGATGTCAGTTATATTGCTAGATCGAAGAAGTTaggtttgttttcctttgaacagagaaaggtttagaggaaatttgaaagagatattcaaaatcatgagggaactgAACAGGTTAGTTACAGGTTATTCTATGAAATCAAGAATCAGAGGACCACATATTTAACGTGAAGAGCCAAAGACAAGTTGAGGATAAACATCTTTAGGTAGCAAGGATCTGAAATGCACTACCTGAAAGTATGATGGGAGGCAAAATCAATAATGGCTATCAAAAGGGAAGGAATACATAGGATTTGCAATCGATAAACTGACCAATCAGCCAAATCAGTATGATGGCATTTGTGCTCTAATCAAGCCCCATCACATTACCCCCCCATCCAAATCTACCATCATAACTCTCTATTTCCTTCTCCCTTAAATTTCCATTTAATTTCCTGTTAAATACATCTATACTATTCAGTTCAATCATTCCCTATGGTAGCGGGTTCCATACTACTCTGCAGCATAAAAGTTTCTTCAGAATTCCCTGTTGGAGTTCATAGTGACTTTCAAATTCAATCTTTCTAGGTATGTTAttccccacaaaaggaaacatatcactggtggggcgaggggaaatgGGGCCGGGGGGGTAGGGGTGATGTGGCAGTAACATACTGacacaatggtaatgtcactggactaacaaTTCAGTACCTCAAATTAATGTTCTacggtttgaatcctgccatggcagacagggaaatttgaattcaatgaaatacTAGCTAAATGGTGACATTTAACCAGTTGATTGTTCATTAATGAGTTCACTAACcccttttagggaaggagattGGTGATCATTATGTGgtttggcttacatgtgacttcagacccaagTAATGTGGTTAATTCTGATCCactctgtgggcaattagggataagcaataaatgctggcctagtcaacaACACCCATACCAcatgaattaattaatttctgtagcatctactttgtcaaaagcttttaTAATTTACAGAACTCTATTCAATAACCTCTGAGTCTTGTTTATCAAGAGAAAGGAGACCCAGTTCATCAGtcttttcctgatttttattttcaattgaaaCAACACATTTCTGGTATCAATTTCGTAAATTCtgtctgcattctttccaatgcCTCTATATTCCTTTTATAATATAGTGTCTAGAACTATGTACAGTACTgtaagtgtgatctaaccaaggTGCAATACAAATTCAACATAACCTCACTACTTTACAATTCTATCCCTCTAGAAACCAAGCATTGTGTTATTTTGCTCTTTTTAAGGCTGTGTTTACCTGTGTTACGTCATTTAGTGATTGGTATATGTGTACTTCAAGACCCCTTCTTACTTCTACTCCATCTGAATTTGCATATTCCTAGAAATAAGTAGCCAAGCCTATTCTTCCTACTAAGCTTCACAGTTAACTGTGTTGAACGCCATTTACCAATTATTTGTCtgttctgcaaatttattaatgtcCTCTTGTAATTTGCTGCAGTCCTTCACAATATTGACAATTCTCCTCCACCACTGCTTCCCAAAcaatttggtgtcatttgcaaactattTAAAAAATGGCTTTTTGATTCTGAAGTCCAAATAATCGATCTcaattgtgaatggcagtgataCCTGTGGAACATCGTCCCTATCTTCATCCACTCTGAGTAACAACCTTTTATTCTCAAACACTGTTTTCGGTCTTGAAATCAGCTAGCAAATCATTCTGCCACTTGCTCTCACTTAAAGTACTTGAAGGAAAAAGGAATCAAGACTACCAGGAAATGACAGGGGAGTGGAACTAACTAGGTTGTTCTTGGAAAGACTCAGCACAGACTCATAAAGCCAGTGGCCTCCTactatgctgtaaccattctgttaTTCTATGAAATCAGTACCTAGCAAGCTAAGTATGAGCATCTTGATCCTTATGAAGACATTTGTTGTCATTATGGCTCTGTTGACTGGAATCTTCAAAGCCATGACTGAAGCTTTCAGTAATGCATGTTTCACTGACACAAATGAAAATTGATCTTGAAAACTGCCAGCCACGTAGCAAGCAAGATTAAGCTCTgattcttccatctctctgcccCAATCTAGATGAAAAAGTAAAGCTGGGCAGAACGTGGAAGTCATGATCCATCTCTTCTGAGCTCTGATCAAACCAGACCATGAGCACTGTGTCCGGTTTTGGTCACCAAGTCATACAAGAGATACATTCAAGCACTGGAGGGATTATAAAGAAAGAATACAAGGTACCCAGAAAGTGGcgggaatgtggaacttgctaccacaTTGACTAGTTGAGGGACACAATATAAATACATTTGAGGGGCAGGTGAATATGCATTTAAAGTCAAAGGAATAGAGGATTATGATGATAGTTGAGTTAAGAAAGGATGAAAGAAACCTCAAGTGGACTATAAATACCAGTATGATCTGAATGGATTGAATTGCCTGTTTGTATGCTGTGTATTCTTTGTCATTTAATATTAACCCTATCTGAAATGTGATATTAGACCATAATGCAAATTTTCAATCTGGCATATGGTAATCTCATATATATAGGCCTGCATTATGTGGTTATATTGACAGTGAACCAGCTATTAGTATTTGCCATGACAACTGGGAAATTGACAACCTCTGATGTCCACACTGTACTTTTAAATGCAAAGTCCAGAGGTTGCTAACAGTGATTACCCACTCCTCTATAGGATCTACTGCTGAACTCCTGTGAATAAAAGACATCTAGAAATCATCTGAATTGATGCGAACATGTCATTTTACATTTTCAGTCTCTGTGTAAACACCCTTGAAGGTTTACTCTTTGTGTAAATTTATTTACACAAAAGTGTAACTTAACCAAATTACGCACTTTGGATAAATTTGGTTAAATTACATTTTTGGTGTAACTAGATTCTTAATATCTTACTAAGTTCATAAGTATTGCTAGATGATCTGACTCTAAAAATAAATGATggaatgttaaatttcccattatAATAGGTTTGATAGATTCCACAGACCTttcaaaaaatttttaaaaattacatttgtttAAGGTATTTCAGCTTTTATCTTAATTCCAGTGTGTGCATTGATCCTTATTTCATTGtctttaaaataattaaacagtAAAAGATAATCAGCAGCTATTACTTTCTGATTTACTGTAACAACTCATCAATGTGGCTGGCTGCTTGACCCAGCTGAAGACAATATGCAACTGGATAAAAAGTGAATGCAGTCACTGTTGGGAAAGATCTCTACACCGCAGAGATCACTAATTTTTGTAAACCACTTTCCTTACGGTGGTCAGTGAGAATCATCATTACCACTGACCACAAAGTCTGGAAAATTACATATAATGTAAAATAAGATTGAGAAGATAATATTAATTTGTAGGACCAAGTCAAGGAGGTTTGTGTTTCAACGAGCTAAATGTAAATTTTGCATTGATAGCTGGAGGTTTTGCTAGATAGAGTAATGGATATTTGGAATAGAATTCCAGATAGAATCGAGAAGCTAAAAACCTTGCATGCATTTCAGAAACAATTAGTAGTGGTttcatgtgggaggaaaccataagGCATTTGTGAATAGATGTATTCATCTTATTATTGTAATTCTCAGTTTGTAGGAAAAATTCCCTGATATCATAAGGAATGTTTTTGCATCCAGAACCTGGGAAtaccattttatttcatttgttcatgttaTGTGAACagaaccagtatttattgcccatccctattggTTATTAAGAGGGTAATGATGAACAATCTTCTTGGACTGTTGCATAGTGTGAGTATGTCTATGTTGCTGTTGGGGAATGAAAGAACAACAATGTAGTTACAAGTAGGCTGATGTGTACTTTTAATGGTaacttgcaggcagtgtgttctcaTGTGCCAGCAGCTATTGCTTTCTAGCTGGTACTGATTGTGGATTTGTAAGGAGCTATCAAAGGATCCTCGACAAGTtgtgcaatgcatcttgtagatagtgcacccATGGTAGGGGTAATAAATGTTTAAAGTTGCATACAGGCTGCTAATAAAATGGGTTGTTTTgatctggatagtgtcaagcttcttgattctTAATGATTATCATCAAGCTAAGaggagaatattccattacacttctcCCATGTGACTAATCAATGAGGGAAAGATGTTGAGGAATCATAAGTTATCCTGAGTAATCTGTGTTACTCATCAAAGAACACCCAacttctaacctgctcttgtagtcataaTATTTATGTGACTAGTCCAGTTGAGGTTCTGATCAGTACGGACCACAGGATGCTGATGGTAGCataattcagtgatggtaatctcAGTGACTATCTAGGGAAAGTGATTTGACCTTCTTTTGTTGGAGATCATCACTAACTGGCATTTGTTGGTACAAATCCTACTTGTCACGTATCAGCACAAGACATTTTGCTACTTGTTCTTGAGATCTGAACATCCCTGGCATTTATTTATTAACATCATTTATTAATCATCTATAAGGAGCTTTGAGCAGGTCATGGTGAAccaccttgaaccactgcagttttgcagggctgttaggaaggaaattccaagattttgacacaaTGAGCGTGACCAAATATGAGTCACAATTATCTCCAATTATTGTTGTCCAGGTCTTATTTCAAGGGGCAgtgactgcttcattatctgagaagCTGTGAACGGAACTGAGAACTCTGCAGCCACCAGCAAACATCTGCACTTTTGTCCTTAACAGTAGAGGGATCTTTGTGTAAACAGTTGAAGGTGGTCAGGCCAAGGATACCAccttgaggagctcctgcagtgatatcctggagctgagctgattGATCTCTAATTTCCATTTTGATAAGAAGGTTCCAGCCAGTGGAAAGTATTCCCTCTGATTTtgattgacttcagttttgctagggttcctaaATTACATAGTCAAATacatccttgatgtcaaggcaatctctcccctcaactctggaattagattagattagattagattagattacttacagtgtggaaacaggcccttcggcccaacaagtccacaccgacctgccgaagcgtaacccacccatacccctttacctaacactacaggcaatttagcatggccaattcacctcacctgcacatctttggaccttgggaggaaaccggagcacccggaggaaacccacgcagacacggggagaatgtgcaaactccacacagtcagtcacctgagtcgggaattgaacccaggtctctggcgctgtgaggcagcagtgctaaccactgtgccaccatatccATATTTGAACAAGGCTGTAATTAGATCAGGAGCTGTCTGATCTTGGTGGAGCTCAATCTAAACAATTGATTTATACACCATCTTCACATCCACAATGAAGCAGCTTGTCTTCCCACATTTGCTATACACAGTATCTGAAGAAATGTGCAAGAGAATAAATTCTGCCTGAGGAGCTAGTTTTGGGGCAGAACTCAACCCTGTTTTGTTTATCTACTCTATGAACAATGTCTACTGGAAATCGCAGTTTGAATCAGAATTGCAGTTGGAAACTTTTACATATAATTTTGATTATCAGGAAGAAGAGACTGTGTTGCAGGGATAAGAAAAAAGGGAAAGGTAATTACAAAGCACTGCAGTTTGTGCTTATAACTTGACATATTAGCATGCATCCACATTCACTAATCAATAAAACTATTAAATCGTGCAACGTGGCTCTGATAGATTTAATTTCCCATACTTGGAgcctcagaatcacagaagtctGATTACACAGACAGAGGCTATATGGTCCATTTACCTGCATTGGTTCATTAAATGAGTATCATTACCTAGTGCCCATCTCCACTTTTGTCTCCTCACCTTGCACATTGTTTtgatccaaataattatccaatgtcaCCTTGAATGCTTGaattgtacctacctccaccacaccTCCCAGCAGTGCATTCAAGATCCTAATTATTTTTCCTTACTTCATTCTTGTTtgttttgcagatcactttaaatttattacctcttgtttttatttcttttataaatgggaacagtttctctctatccagtcaatccagcctgctcatgattttgaaaaccattATCAGATCTCCTTTCAATCTTCTCTTCAATGAGAgcagtcccaatttcttcaatctatcctcataactgaagttcctcatctttGGATGAGGAACTTCAcagtttctgcactctctctgatgagttcacatccttcctacaatgtgccACCCAGAACTGTATATAAttctccagctgagatctaacaagtTGGATATCATTTCCTTGATCTTGTAATCTGTGCACCTATTAATAAAGTTAAGGATACTGAATGCTTTACTTactgctctctctacctgtcctgccacatccaatggTCTGTGCACATTTGATAACAAGTTCCCTCTGTTCTTGcaaccccctttagaattgtacccccaAAGTTTCATTGTAATTTTCATTTCATGACTCCTTGAATTTGTGTGGTGAGTATAGAAATTGCTTAATATTGTATATTTCTATCTTGGTCTTTATGCTATTTTTAATTTAGGATCAACCTTTTTTCTCCTATGTTTCTGATTATGTCAATGTCCTAGTCCTTCACTTAAGAAACAGTCAAAAACAAAATATGTTCAAGGATCAGAAAAATCCTcaattatttttctgtctgttaCTCTGTCTACTGTCTCATGTTGTGTCTAGGAGTCACTCTAATGAAATATTTATACTTGGTGAAATTTCATGGATGTTCATAACCTATGTCAAACTTTTTTTGCACAACCAATCTGCCCTGACTATAATATAATTGAGAGCATGATTCacatataaggtcacccttttGTGATTATTATACATAATTATTTAGAAGAAAAGCCTATAACACTATTATCACAAGGAAGTGAAGTGAGAGATAAATTCCTGTGTGTTCGGGAGAGCTGACAAGAGGCAGGGACAAGTTAAACTAGTGCTAAGAAACGATTACATTTGTTACTCATATTGTGATACAGCTTTGATGTTTCACTGAGCTGGAATTATTATAATATTGACAAGAGTGTTAAAGACTGTAGCTTCCAGTATCTCTTAAAGGTCCATTCAGATTTTGTGCATGAGAACAAACAGCATAAATAGTTCCTGAAATAGTAAAAACAATTTTACTACTAACCTTTGTACAGAAAGCTTTCTAGCCAGAGTTTCAATCCAGCCATGTGACAGTCACATATCCATTTGTTTTTCTGGAACAAAAGTACCTGGAGATTTGACAGTGAATCCAAAAGGGCAGTGTCCAGTT is a genomic window containing:
- the LOC122559008 gene encoding leucine-rich repeat and transmembrane domain-containing protein 1, with protein sequence MQGEITFGILGLLLVYSVNGCPERCLCNITLKEVSCTGNRLSEIPKGVPPDTENLYLQNNHIHTISNAAFTDMPQLQVLDLSNNIISSLSSHTFDGLHNLLKLNLSNNSINYMDNKTLHETQNLKQLDLSFNNLTSLPEGLFKNQKNLIWLGMHQNQLHQLDTALLDSLSNLQVLLFQKNKWICDCHMAGLKLWLESFLYKGGQIDEILCTEPEDLRSKDLMKIPHELFEPCSSVEYKSPHADSDHRNPTIQNLHVKNENDNNSDCTAKSKPRTGSLRHAVATIVITGVICGIVCLMMLAAAIYGCSYAALMAKYQRELKKLEHLGPEVEQGSAEEKEPLDGSLP